The window ggagggctgagaagcaggcggcggcttcctgctcaggccgagggtggcggaggtgagctggggcagggagcggttcccctccGTGccccctgggttacctgctgcggcgcgggtgGTCCTCCTcacgctccccccgccccagctcacctccactccgcctccctaggcctgagcgcgaagctgccACTTGATTCTcatccctcccaggcttcccatgtgaacagctgattcgtgggaagccaggGGGATGGAGAAGCAGAACAGGGCGGAGCGTAACTCGGGGTCCAAGGTGGAgccgaggtgagctggggctggggctggggccggggaaaGAAAACCATTAAAGTCTGGAGCTCTGCACAAAGCTCATGTCATGGCACAGAAATGCAACACAAATAGTGAAACTCCCTAAAAATGTGAGGTGAGGGACATGCAGTACAAAAATGTTGAAGGACATCTACAGGGAGACTGGTGGTGGAGGGGCGAGGTATTGAGATAGCAGAGAACAGAATGAAAGGTGATGTGCAGAGAAACAAAAGATGAGGCCCACTGTCTCCTCTGGTCACTTATCTGATCAAGCAAGTTCCTACTTCTCCTTTTCCCAGCCTCTATAAATACAGTAATGTTGATATCTGAGAtaccaacccctccctcccccccgcccgcccgccatCCTTCAGGGCAGCAGTATCCTCGAaatttaaatttcattaaaatgttctggggggaaaaattctCAGAAAAGAGGGTATTTCAATTGATCTGTATGGGTCAATGAGAGAAGAAATTTGTACAGTCCTTGTATAACAGAAGGGAAACTGGTCTCCCATTAAGAAAATGAATCTCTTTATTAAAgaatctggaaaaaataaaattaaaatgtgaaaacTATGGTTCTTAGAACATGGAATAGACACACTGCTTGTTTTTGAGTCCTGGCACTTCCAAAGTGGTGAAAACCTCGTATCTTTTTCTTTACATTCATAATTTTGACTCCAGTAAAATACTGGTTTTCAAGCCAACAAATGTTATCTAATGCACTGTTTTAGAATTCCATGTCTCCCTAAAGTGATCTCATCCTTTCCATTCAGTTATTCTCTTGTGCTTTCTATGTTTTAGAATTTACAAGATGTGGGGTGTAGTTATGAATCCAAATTTACTGAAAGGCAGCAGCAGAATTCTTGTTTCTGTTGAGAAGCAGGTTGGATTTCAGAACTATAAAATCAAAGGTAGAAAAAATCTGGTAAAATGTGCTGCCTTGCACTACAGAGACTATTCTAACTGTAGGGGAGGCAGACTGCTGCTACCATTGTGTTTTAATTCAAGGCACCTTTGATGAAAAGGGAAAAATGTAGTGGAAACTGTAAAGTTTTCAATTTTTAGTACATTTTCTTGGAGTATTTATATTTGTTTCATCATCAAATGAGAAGTTAGGATTTCCAGCATTTGTTTCCCTATTAGCTAGAGGTTGGTTAGTTTCAAAACTCAGACTGCATTCCCTTCCTTGCCTCCATATCCTTGTGCTACCACTGTGTGAAAAGTACTCTGATGTGTTCTAATGCTACTGTCACAAGAGAGACTCCATTATTGCTGTTTCTCTATTGAAAGCTTCTCCATAAAGACAGAATCCTCAGATGTCTATTTAGataatgtttccttttaaaaaaatgttgataaGGTAGAGTGATGCAGCGACACAGTATATGTAAATATAGAATGATCAGATACCACATGTTGGAACACATTTTGTATTATCTCAAACTGCTTACGTTTGTCTTTCCTGTGCCATTTACATTCATGAATTTAATTCCCAACATATATCTTTTTAATTACCCTAAAAAGATCCATACATACTTTACTTAAAAAATATCTTCTGTAAGAGGAAAGTTACCAAAAATAATGCCTAATATATTAttatgcattcttttttttttttttgtaaaatacaaaCAGTCTGATCTCTCTTCTGGGCATTGCCTGCACTAATATGgctatactttttttaaaaaggaagaaaagggaaaacacAAATGTAGGGACAAAAAAATCCCATTCTTTCTAAAGATACAAATATCAATGAGAGAACATCTGAAAATTAACAAGTGCCAACTGGTAGAAATAAATACAATCTTACACAATCTTTATCCAATCATATACAGCAATGACTTTGAACCTGTTAAAATATTTGCTACTGGCAGAAAAAGCTGTCGAgcaaaacactgaaaaatcagtATAATTTCCTACCCAGTAAGTGCAAAACTGAGAGACTAAATATTGTATGATTTGTTTCAcatgttttctctttctccccctttgcTCACAGGACTGATTGTTGCCACTCTGGCAATATGTTGGGTGCCAAATCAGATTCGACGGATCATGGCTGCTGCTAAACCTAAGCAGGACTGGACTGTGCCCTACTTCAGAGCGTATATGATCCTTCTTCCCATTGCAGACACCTTCTTTTACTTCAGTTCTGTGGTAAACCCACTCCTGTACACCATCTCTTCTCAGCAGTTCCGAACTGTATTTCGACAGGTCCTCCGTTGCCATCTGACGATAGAACATGCCAATAAACAGAAGCTTCTGCGAGCCAATTTGAATTCTCGAACCAGCAGTGGCCATTTTATGCGTCCATTGATCTTCCTTTCATCTAAGCGCAATTCTTCTAGAAAGAGCCCTGTTTTTTTAAGTACTTTTCAGAATGAGACCAAACCTGACTACAGTCCACAGAAATTGAATCTAGAATCACCGGAGACCAACTTGGAAATAATGCCACTGGAGACTAATTTAGAGTCCAGTCCAGCTGCACAGAATGGCCTTCATGAACATGAAATGTGACTCTGTGTAAGGCAAAGTTAGATGATTAGCAATAAACATAACatggaaatttaaaataactgaGGATCTAGAGACTGAACAATCAACTATGTCTTCTTTAAGTGCTGTTTCTGATAGACTTGTTTCCAATTACACAAATGGAGCATGAGTTTTTGTGTGCCATTCGTTTTTTAAAGTGCACGCTAGAAATTCAATCAGACAACTGAATTTATTCCTTGctgaacaaaagaaataaaaacagggaGAGGAAGATAGTTCTTGGACCAAACTCTTCTTTAGCAGGGTGGCAGCAAAAGAACAGCCGTGTCTTTTGAAGAAACTGGGATATGGAACAAATAATgccaggaccaaaaaaaaaaatgcttttaagtTTAGCAATGCACTGATGATAAAAGAGCCAATTTTAAGAGCAAAATAGTAGTTAATGTGCCTGCCTTGGGCACTGTGCCAGAATTCCCCCTCTTCTTGGGCCGGGGTCCATTGCAGAGTGGAGTATTGCAGCAGCTGATACAGACAGAGTTCATTTTCCCTGGGGAGCAGAAAGACTGGTATCCAGCAGAGGCTATGAGACAGGCTGCCGAGGATGCGCAGGACTTGCGATAGAGGGTTCCTGTGACATAGAACAAAAGTTACTTAGCTTAATACGAACATGCTTTTGCTGTACGTTAGAATCCTGGTTTGAAGATTCGGGCAGACAGTTGGGAATACtggttaaaattttcaaaccaATATTGGGGATTTAGTCTCATCACTTCCATAGGTTAGAATAACAGATGTGACTCAAATCCCTGCATTGctgtgaaaatctcagccattGTTTTAGGTTTGTTTTAATGTTGTAAAATatacaatgtgcattttaaagcCATACATTTTACAACCAAAAATGTACTCTGATGGAGTGCCTGTTAAAAGGTTTGAAACggaaatctagtcaatttcaaaAGGCACtcgagttttttttttttctaatgttttaaaaatgttgcttttgcTTGTTgctttgtgggggggaaaaaggtaCAAAGATGGGTAAGTGATTGACTTTGGGAGGGGAAAATGACTAACCACAAAGCACTGTTCAATGCACAAGGAAAACCAACAAACAGATTGCTCTAATTTTGTTCAGTTCAAGTTGTTATATTAGGAGAGGGTAAAAACAATTTGAAGAGAGATTCTTTTTTGAAAGTTGAAGGTGTTCCTTTAAAAGCTAATATCTCGAACTGTTTTTAACTGAATAAAACACAGTACACTCTGCATTCTAATGCACACaatcctgtattttaaaaattttataggATGTAAAATAAACAGCTATTGCCACTCAGTACTTCAAGGGTCTTTCCTTTGTGATATGACAGAAATTTGGATAGGGTACATAGTACAGCTGTGaatccttgggttttttttttttttggcccaatttATCTGGGGGAAGGttagggagaggaaggggtggaaGTATAGTAAATGTTATATGCATTCAAGATTAATGAAAACCTCATTCCTCTATAGATACAcaagtaggattttaaaaagtgctcatGTTAGTAGGAACAAAGTGAGGCCACTGatgagtgctttttaaaatcccacccataACCTTTTGATTTTTATGTTCAAGCTAATAGGCAAAGACTGCCTGTCTGAGAAGAAAGGGGATGCCCTAgccaaagaagaaaatgccccgaACGCGCATTCAACCGCTTACCTCTTAGTTTCTTTACTCTGAAATAACATGCCCACCAGTATAGTGTGTTGGCTTctaagtagggctgttgattgatAACAGTTAActtatgtgattaactcaaaaaaattaattgcaattaatcgcagttttaattgcactgttaaacaataaaataccaactgaaatttattaaatattttggatgtttttcaacattttcatatatattatattctgtgttgtaattgaaatcaaggtaaatattattttttattacaaatattgcactgtaaaaataagatAGTATTtttcctcatacaagtactgtagtgcaatctctttgtcgtgcaagtgcaacttacaaatatagattttttttttgttacatagctgcactcaaaaacaaaacaatgtaaaacttcagagcctacaagtccactcagtcctgcttcttgttcagccaatcgctaagacaaacaagtttgtttccatttacaggagataatgctgcccacttcttatttacagtgtcaccagaaagtgagaaaagaCATTTGCATTACACTtcgtagctggcattgcaaggtctttctgtgccagatatgttaaacatccatatgccccttcatgctgcggccaccattccagaggacatgcttccatactgatgacactcataaaaaaaaaatgcattaaataaatttgtaactgaactccttgggggagaattgtatgtccccagctcggttttacccacattctgccatatatttcatgttataatagtctctgatgatgacccagtacatgttgttcattttaagaacacgttcactgcagatttgacaaaatgcaaagaaggtaccaatgtgagatttctaaagatagctacagcactggacccaaggtttaagcatctgaagtgccttccaaaatctgagagggacaaggtgtggagcatgctttcagaagtcttaaaagaccaatacttcaatgcagaaactacagaacccgaatcaccaaaaaagaaaatcaaccttttgctggtggcatctgactcagataatgaaaacgaacttgcgttggtctgcactgctttggattgttatcgagcagaacccatcatcagcatgtacgcatgtcccctggaatgggggttgaagcatgaagggacgtatgagtctttagcgcatctggcatgtaaatatcttgcgatgccagctacaacagtgccatgcaaatgcctgttctccctttcaggtgacataaataagaagtgggcagcattatctcctgcaaatgtaaacaaacttgtttgtcttaggatACGTCTTCACTACTGACcggatcggtgggtagtgatcgatctatcagggatcgatttagcgTGTCTTGTCTAGaggcgataaatcgacccccaaatcgatgcctgtactccacatccacaggaggagtaagcggagtcgacTGGAGAGCCGCCGCCATTGACTCGCCGCTGTGA of the Dermochelys coriacea isolate rDerCor1 chromosome 11, rDerCor1.pri.v4, whole genome shotgun sequence genome contains:
- the LYPD1 gene encoding ly6/PLAUR domain-containing protein 1 — encoded protein: MWLLFGAATFWGLVLAPGIGLQIQCYQCEEFQLNNDCSAPEFIVNCTVNVQDMCQKEVMEKSSGTLYRKSCASSAACLIASAGYQSFCSPGKMNSVCISCCNTPLCNGPRPKKRGNSGTVPKAGTLTTILLLKLALLSSVHC